A region of Cataglyphis hispanica isolate Lineage 1 chromosome 8, ULB_Chis1_1.0, whole genome shotgun sequence DNA encodes the following proteins:
- the LOC126851414 gene encoding dual specificity protein phosphatase Mpk3 codes for MPGSGGVMEEDFLDPEWLFRELRSQNGPNKLLILDCRAHSDFSDAHIRGSVSLAIPSIMLRRLAAGKVDLLSTIKCLDLRNRVEVFLCGDESNRGTFVLIGDSTDPSGHQGETIQVLSRRLKSSGGNVAILIDGFGAFRDRYPEWCEGSQANNECAPGQDNNDGELMGLRSLRISTPPTRSYSDSDSDSTCDSVGPEEDKDFPVEILPHLYLGNAANSEDREALARHRIQYILNVTPDLPNVFESAGLIKYMQIPISDHWSQNLASFFPQAIQFIEEARSSDKGVLVHCLAGVSRSVTITVAYLMHKCSLSLNDAFNLVRSRKSNVAPNFHFMEQLHSFERELRDRGGDRQKNKNNDQRCIGACRPDGPCNCPAPSFLSPIDLGLSPDSGIEFDRWAASTPAE; via the exons ATGCCAGGCAGCGGTGGTGTGATGGAGGAGGATTTCCTAGATCCAGAATGGCTGTTTAGAGAGCTTAGATCGCAGAATGGTCCCAATAAGCTTCTTATCCTAGACTGCAGAGCCCACTCAGATTTTTCCGATGCTCATATAAGAGGCTCAGTATCCTTGGCCATACCCAGCATCATGTTGCGAAGATTGGCTGCTGGTAAAGTGGACCTCTTGTCCACAATAAAGTGCTTAGATCTGAGAAACAGAGTGGAGGTGTTTCTGTGCGGAGATGAAAGCAATAGAGGAACATTTGTACTAATCGGTGACTCTACAGATCCTTCAGGTCATCAAGGTGAAACGATACAAGTTTTGAGCCGGAGACTTAAAAGCAGTGGTGGCAATGTTGCTATTTTAATTG ATGGTTTTGGAGCGTTCAGAGATAGATATCCAGAATGGTGTGAAGGTAGTCAAGCTAATAATGAATGTGCCCCAGGTCAGGACAATAATGATGGCGAATTAATGGGCCTTAGATCCCTTCGGATATCCACTCCGCCGACTAGATCTTATTCGGATTCTGACAGTGACAGTACATGTGATTCAGTTG GTCCCGAGGAAGATAAAGATTTTCCCGTAGAAATTTTACCTCATTTGTATCTCGGTAACGCGGCTAATAGCGAGGATCGCGAGGCTTTAGCGCGGCACAGGATACAGTACATACTCAATGTGACACCGGATTTACCAAATGTGTTTGAAAGCGCTggtttaataaagtatatgcAGATACCAATAAGCGATCATTGGAGTCAGAACTTGGCTAGTTTCTTCCCCCAGGCAATTCAGTTTATAG AAGAAGCACGGAGCTCGGACAAGGGAGTGCTGGTTCATTGTTTGGCCGGAGTATCGCGATCTGTCACGATCACCGTGGCTTATCTCATGCACAAGTGTAGTCTCAGCTTGAACGACGCTTTCAACCTAGTACGTAGTAGAAAGTCCAATGTCGCACCGAATTTTCACTTTATGGAACAATTGCATAGCTTCGAGAGGGAATTGAGGGATCGAGGAGGGGAtcggcaaaaaaataaaaacaatgatcAGAGGTGTATCGGGGCATGCCGGCCTGACGGGCCTTGCAACTGTCCGGCACCCAGCTTCCTGAGTCCCATTGATCTAGGTCTCAGTCCTGATTCGGGAATCGAATTCGACAGATGGGCGGCGAGCACCCCAGCCGAATGA
- the LOC126851390 gene encoding phospholipase A-2-activating protein, producing MDKQPYKLSSVLLGHTGDVRAVATFTDGTVVSVSRDKTARVWKPTGKDNEYEQSAILTGHSNFVSSVCVINPLEENSKGYIITGSNDSTICVYMADQTVPVHTLTAHQNTVCNLRTGKKDNTFLSSSWDLTAKLWDIRDLNKPQLNLTGHTAAVWCVADLSSGSIVTGSADKLVIVWARDGSVQHKLTGHTDCIRDIVDIKEDEFLTCANDATIRHWNAKLGTCLGTYCGHENYIYSIAAIPNGTYVYSSGEDRTIRVWYNAELSQTIVLPTQSIWCIELFSNGDIVAGSSDGAVRIFSSDPERYANSETLQAFEKEVASTTLNAEQVIGDINVKDLPDSKVLLQPGQRDGQTKIVNEGDAVRAYNWSQSEQRWIKIGDVMGASGSTAATSGKQLYNGIEYDYVFSVDIQDGVPPLKLPYNKGEDPWHVAQKFLHDNNLSQLFLDQVANFIVKNSEPAPILSTGSQYVDPFTGGNRYVPGSGTSSSTSDVTVQPTIFNSSNTSAPPSYIPHLRYLKLEQANISAIFEKLNELNVKQESIYKIPKEKLDTIGKLVNGQVSEEVKASAISALKNLLDWPNDTVFPALDIARLAVLHKEINDQLCTEELLPVIERHIKPDATPSNQMLTFRLIANMFQHEKGEKLCLDHRDEILKSLLDLQSFGNKNNQVAISTYILNLIVALNKYNDMPARTRALNVLFAVLPRLNEPEAIFRALVGLGTLLIATPDPDDRNELISAVRQSETALSVLRTLSESGTDFNTTNKLVNCSKQIIDLII from the exons ATGGACAAGCAGCCGTATAAATTGAGCAGCGTGCTGCTCGGTCATACCGGGGATGTGAGAGCGGTGGCGACCTTCACCGACGGTACAGTCGTGTCGGTCTCCCGGGACAAGACCGCGCGCGTATGGAAACCGACCGG gAAGGATAACGAGTATGAACAAAGCGCAATATTGACAGGTCACTCTAATTTTGTCAGTTCAGTTTGCGTTATAAACCCATTGGAAGAAAATTCCAAAGGTTATATCATTACCGGTAGCAATGACAGTACCATATGTGTCTACATGGCGGATCAAACAGTACCTGTGCATACATTAACGGCACATCAGAATACTGTGTGCAATTTGAGGACTGGCAAGAAGGACAATACGTTTCTTTCGAGTTCCTGGGATCTCACTGCTAAATTATGGGACATAAGAGATTTGAATAAACCACAATTGAATCTCACAGGTCATACTGCCGCGGTATGGTGTGTGGCAGATTTATCAAGTGGCAGTATAGTGACTGGATCAGCTGATAAATTGGTAATAGTGTGGGCAAGAGATGGCTCAGTACAGCATAAATTAACAGGACACACAGACTGTATTCGTGATATAgttgatataaaagaagatgAGTTCCTAACTTGTGCCAATGATGCTACTATAAGGCATTGGAACGCAAAACTTGGAACTTGTTTAGGTACTTATTGCGGGCATGAGAATTATATCTATAGCATAGCAGCCATTCCAAATGGTACATATGTTTATTCGTCTGGAGAAGACAGAACTATCAGAGTATGGTACAATGCAGAATTGAGTCAAACCATTGTTCTGCCGACGCAATCGATATGGTGTATTGAGTTGTTCTCAAACGGTGATATAGTCGCCGGAAGTTCCGATGGTGCAGTTAGGATATTCTCGTCCGATCCCGAACGATACGCGAATTCGGAGACATTGCAAGCATTTGAGAAGGAAGTGGCAAGTACTACTCTGAATGCAGAGCAAGTAATTGGAGACATCAACGTAAAAGA TTTACCAGACTCAAAAGTTCTTCTACAACCCGGTCAACGAGATGGTCAAACAAAGATTGTAAATGAAGGGGATGCGGTTAGAGCGTATAATTGGTCGCAAAGTGAACAACGATGGATAAAAATTGGCGATGTGATGGGAGCATCCGGCAGTACCGCGGCTACGTCCGGAAAACAACTCTATAATGGCATAGAATATGATTATGTTTTTTCAGTTGATATACAAGATGGCGTGCCACCTTTGAAACTTCCATATAACAAAGGTGAAGATCCTTGGCACGTTGCACAGAAGTTCCTTCATGACAATAATCTtagtcaattatttttagatcag gttgcaaattttatagtaaaaaattctgAGCCAGCTCCAATTTTGTCTACTGGATCTCAATATGTAGATCCTTTTACAGGAGGAAACAGATATGTTCCTGGATCAGGAACATCGTCCAGTACATCCGATGTTACTGTGCAACCtacgatatttaattcttcCAACACATCTGCACCACCTTCCTATATACCTCACttgagatatttaaagttaGAACAAGCAAATATATCTGCCATTTTCG AAAAGTTAAACGAGTTAAACGTTAAAcaagaaagtatatataaaataccaaAGGAGAAATTAGACACGATAGGAAAACTCGTAAACGGTCAAGTATCCGAAGAAGTTAAGGCCAGTGCTATCAGTGCGCTGAAGAATCTTCTAGATTGGCCGAATGATACAGTGTTCCCAGCGCTAGATATAGCGAGACTTGCTGTGCTTCATAAGGAAATAAACGATCAATTGTGTACAGAGGAACTGCTACCTGTCATAGAAAGGCATATTAAACCTGATGCAACTCCGTCGAATCAAATGCTCACTTTCCGACTAATAGCCAATATGTTCCAACACGAAAAGGGAGAAAAACTTTGTCTTGATCATCGGGATGAGATATTGAAATCTCTGCTGGATCTGCAATCTttcggaaataaaaataatcaa gtCGCAATATCGACGTACATCTTAAATCTGATTGTAGCattaaataagtataatgATATGCCTGCTAGAACGAGAGCactaaatgtattatttgccGTGTTACCCCGTTTGAATGAGCCTGAAGCAATATTCAGAGCTTTAGTTGGACTGGGAACGTTATTAATCGCTACACCAGATCCTGACGATCGTAACGAACTAATTAGCGCTGTGCGACAATCAGAAACTGCTTTGAGCGTTCTTAGAACTCTGTCGGAAAGCGGAACCGATTTCAATACGACAAACAAATTGGTAAACTGTTCCAAGCAAATTattgatttgattatttaa
- the LOC126851389 gene encoding neprilysin-2-like isoform X1 — protein MTNSMKQTVIKNPTWWKRRSGLERGLTVIAVSGFLLCVALAVALGILASNTTCNTTSTPDPVNTEMLPSTAEALSGSGTSNSNHVIPKSPECDGICLTPGCVTTASQILKYMDSNVEPCDDFYKFACGGFLDSTIIPDDKTSVNAFSVIVDALLEQLRTSIEEESPPNEPRPFRLAKDFYKACMNQTAIEERGLQPLLDNLRKLGGWPVLDAERWNDGDFTWKDTVYRFRRLGYSVDYFIDFGVSVDLKNNSRRLIDLDQAALGLSREYLSKGFDEKIVQAYYKYMVDIAVILGADPDRARRELKESLEFEIKLANISLPNEKRRNVTLLYNPMTVNELSAAYPSIPWWEYFNTILAPQAQLSPDEIVIVNVPSYLKDFEQLISKTPKRVQANYVFWRAAAASVSYLTDDIRKRQLKYTLELNGKTEREPRWKECVEIVSGSMAISVGSMYVRKYFKEDAKKTALEMVSDIREEFTKILKKVEWMDEKTRANALEKAADMTSHIAYPDELLDDRKLDEFYDGLELNSTDYLGSILNLTIFGTNFSFGRLRKPVNKTEWITHGRPAVVNAFYSSIENSIQFPAGILQGTFFSNDRPRYMNYGAIGFVIGHEITHGFDDQGRQFNKEGNLVDWWEPETKEHYLKRAECIIYQYGNYTVKDVGMNLNGINTQGENIADNGGIKEAYYAYKEWVKRNKPEQRLPGLPYNPEQMFWISAANSWCSKYRPEAMKLRITTGFHSPGEFRVRGPLSNMEEFSRDFNCPVGSKMNPKKKCAVW, from the exons aTGACCAACAGCATGAAGCAAACGGTTATCAA AAATCCGACATGGTGGAAGAGGCGGTCCGGTTTGGAACGCGGGTTAACGGTGATAGCCGTTTCCGGATTCCTCTTATGCGTCGCTTTGGCTGTGGCGCTCGGAATTTTGGCGTCCAACACGACATGCAACACTACATCCACACCCG ATCCTGTTAATACAGAGATGCTACCATCCACAGCCGAAGCATTAAGCGGCTCGGGAACGTCAAACAGCAACCATGTCATACCGAAAAGCCCAGAATGTGACGGTATATGCTTAACACCTGGATGCGTTACCACAG CCTCACAGATACTGAAATATATGGATAGCAACGTGGAGCCGTGCgatgatttttacaaattcgCCTGCGGCGGTTTCCTCGATTCTACTATCATTCCCGATGACAAAACCAGCGTAAATGCGTTTTCCGTCATCGTCGATGCCCTCTTGGAACAACTACGGACTAGCATCGAGGAAGAGAGTCCTCCAAATGAGCCGAGACCATTTAGACTTGCCAAAGACTTCTACAAGGCTTGCATGAACCAAA CCGCTATCGAGGAGCGAGGCTTGCAACCATTGTTAGATAATCTCAGAAAACTCGGTGGCTGGCCAGTTCTAGATGCCGAGCGGTGGAATGACGGTGACTTCACTTGGAAAGATACCGTCTACAGATTCCGCAGATTGGGCTATTCCGTCGATTACTTCATCGATTTCGGCGTCAGTGTCGACTTGAAGAATAACTCGAGGCGCTTGATCGAC CTTGATCAAGCAGCTCTTGGTCTGTCGCGCGAATATTTGTCGAAGGGCTTCGACGAGAAAATCGTTCaggcatattataaatacatggtGGACATTGCTGTGATCCTTGGAGCTGATCCGGACCGAGCTCGCAGAGAGTTGAAAGAATCACttgaatttgaaattaaactcGCAAAT ATCTCGCTGCCTAATGAAAAGCGACGCAATGTAACTCTTCTCTACAATCCCATGACTGTGAATGAGCTGTCCGCTGCTTATCCTAGCATACCATGGTGGGAATACTTCAATACAATCCTCGCGCCGCAAGCGCAACTAAGTCCGGACGAAATAGTTATCGTGAACGTGCCCAGCTATCTAAAAGACTTTGAACAACTGATCAGCAAGACGCCGAAGAGGGTGCAGGCGAATTATGTATTTTGGAGGGCGGCCGCCGCGTCGGTCAGCTATTTAACGGACGATATCCGAAAAAGGCAGCTGAAGTATACGCTGGAATTAAACGGCAAGACGGAGAGAGAACCGAGGTGGAAAGAATGCGTGGAAATTGTTTCTGGCAGTATGGCGATCAGCGTCGGTTCGATGTACGTGAGAAAGTATTTTAAGGAGGATGCGAAAAAGACCGCTCTCGAAATGGTCAGTGATATTAGAGAGGAATTCACAAAGATCCTGAAGAAg GTGGAATGGATGGATGAGAAAACCAGAGCAAACGCCTTAGAAAAAGCAGCTGATATGACATCACATATTGCTTATCCAGATGAGCTACTGGATGATAGAAAGCTTGATGAGTTTTACGATGGACTCGAATTAAATTCTACTGATTATTTAGGAAGCATTTTAAACCTGACTATCTTCGGAACGAATTTCTCATTCGGTAGATTGAGAAAGCCAGTGAACAAAACGGAATGGATTACTCATGGAAGACCGGCTGTTGTTAATGCATTTTACTCATCGATCGAGAATAGTATTc aATTCCCCGCGGGTATCTTACAAGGCACATTCTTCAGTAATGATCGACCGCGTTACATGAACTACGGCGCTATCGGCTTTGTTATTGGCCATGAGATTACCCACGGCTTCGACGATCAAGGCAGACAGTTCAATAAGGAAGGTAATCTCGTAGATTGGTGGGAGCCAGAGACAAAAGAGCACTATCTTAAGAGAGctgaatgtataatttatcagTATGGAAATTATACTGTGAAAGACGTCGGAATGAAC TTAAACGGAATAAATACCCAAGGAGAAAACATCGCCGATAACGGCGGTATAAAAGAGGCATATTACGCGTACAAGGAATGGGTAAAACGAAACAAACCGGAACAAAGATTACCAGGTTTGCCTTATAATCCGGAACAGATGTTTTGGATAAGTGCCGCCAATAGTTGGTGCAGCAAATACCGTCCCGAAGCGATGAAGCTGCGTATCACGACGGGATTCCACAGCCCCGGCGAATTCCGCGTACGGGGACCATTGTCAAATATGGAGGAATTTTCGCGTGACTTTAATTGTCCGGTCGGCTCTAAAATGAATCCCAAGAAGAAATGCGCCGTATGGtag
- the LOC126851389 gene encoding neprilysin-2-like isoform X2 gives MTNSMKQTVIKNPTWWKRRSGLERGLTVIAVSGFLLCVALAVALGILASNTTCNTTSTPAEALSGSGTSNSNHVIPKSPECDGICLTPGCVTTASQILKYMDSNVEPCDDFYKFACGGFLDSTIIPDDKTSVNAFSVIVDALLEQLRTSIEEESPPNEPRPFRLAKDFYKACMNQTAIEERGLQPLLDNLRKLGGWPVLDAERWNDGDFTWKDTVYRFRRLGYSVDYFIDFGVSVDLKNNSRRLIDLDQAALGLSREYLSKGFDEKIVQAYYKYMVDIAVILGADPDRARRELKESLEFEIKLANISLPNEKRRNVTLLYNPMTVNELSAAYPSIPWWEYFNTILAPQAQLSPDEIVIVNVPSYLKDFEQLISKTPKRVQANYVFWRAAAASVSYLTDDIRKRQLKYTLELNGKTEREPRWKECVEIVSGSMAISVGSMYVRKYFKEDAKKTALEMVSDIREEFTKILKKVEWMDEKTRANALEKAADMTSHIAYPDELLDDRKLDEFYDGLELNSTDYLGSILNLTIFGTNFSFGRLRKPVNKTEWITHGRPAVVNAFYSSIENSIQFPAGILQGTFFSNDRPRYMNYGAIGFVIGHEITHGFDDQGRQFNKEGNLVDWWEPETKEHYLKRAECIIYQYGNYTVKDVGMNLNGINTQGENIADNGGIKEAYYAYKEWVKRNKPEQRLPGLPYNPEQMFWISAANSWCSKYRPEAMKLRITTGFHSPGEFRVRGPLSNMEEFSRDFNCPVGSKMNPKKKCAVW, from the exons aTGACCAACAGCATGAAGCAAACGGTTATCAA AAATCCGACATGGTGGAAGAGGCGGTCCGGTTTGGAACGCGGGTTAACGGTGATAGCCGTTTCCGGATTCCTCTTATGCGTCGCTTTGGCTGTGGCGCTCGGAATTTTGGCGTCCAACACGACATGCAACACTACATCCACACCCG CCGAAGCATTAAGCGGCTCGGGAACGTCAAACAGCAACCATGTCATACCGAAAAGCCCAGAATGTGACGGTATATGCTTAACACCTGGATGCGTTACCACAG CCTCACAGATACTGAAATATATGGATAGCAACGTGGAGCCGTGCgatgatttttacaaattcgCCTGCGGCGGTTTCCTCGATTCTACTATCATTCCCGATGACAAAACCAGCGTAAATGCGTTTTCCGTCATCGTCGATGCCCTCTTGGAACAACTACGGACTAGCATCGAGGAAGAGAGTCCTCCAAATGAGCCGAGACCATTTAGACTTGCCAAAGACTTCTACAAGGCTTGCATGAACCAAA CCGCTATCGAGGAGCGAGGCTTGCAACCATTGTTAGATAATCTCAGAAAACTCGGTGGCTGGCCAGTTCTAGATGCCGAGCGGTGGAATGACGGTGACTTCACTTGGAAAGATACCGTCTACAGATTCCGCAGATTGGGCTATTCCGTCGATTACTTCATCGATTTCGGCGTCAGTGTCGACTTGAAGAATAACTCGAGGCGCTTGATCGAC CTTGATCAAGCAGCTCTTGGTCTGTCGCGCGAATATTTGTCGAAGGGCTTCGACGAGAAAATCGTTCaggcatattataaatacatggtGGACATTGCTGTGATCCTTGGAGCTGATCCGGACCGAGCTCGCAGAGAGTTGAAAGAATCACttgaatttgaaattaaactcGCAAAT ATCTCGCTGCCTAATGAAAAGCGACGCAATGTAACTCTTCTCTACAATCCCATGACTGTGAATGAGCTGTCCGCTGCTTATCCTAGCATACCATGGTGGGAATACTTCAATACAATCCTCGCGCCGCAAGCGCAACTAAGTCCGGACGAAATAGTTATCGTGAACGTGCCCAGCTATCTAAAAGACTTTGAACAACTGATCAGCAAGACGCCGAAGAGGGTGCAGGCGAATTATGTATTTTGGAGGGCGGCCGCCGCGTCGGTCAGCTATTTAACGGACGATATCCGAAAAAGGCAGCTGAAGTATACGCTGGAATTAAACGGCAAGACGGAGAGAGAACCGAGGTGGAAAGAATGCGTGGAAATTGTTTCTGGCAGTATGGCGATCAGCGTCGGTTCGATGTACGTGAGAAAGTATTTTAAGGAGGATGCGAAAAAGACCGCTCTCGAAATGGTCAGTGATATTAGAGAGGAATTCACAAAGATCCTGAAGAAg GTGGAATGGATGGATGAGAAAACCAGAGCAAACGCCTTAGAAAAAGCAGCTGATATGACATCACATATTGCTTATCCAGATGAGCTACTGGATGATAGAAAGCTTGATGAGTTTTACGATGGACTCGAATTAAATTCTACTGATTATTTAGGAAGCATTTTAAACCTGACTATCTTCGGAACGAATTTCTCATTCGGTAGATTGAGAAAGCCAGTGAACAAAACGGAATGGATTACTCATGGAAGACCGGCTGTTGTTAATGCATTTTACTCATCGATCGAGAATAGTATTc aATTCCCCGCGGGTATCTTACAAGGCACATTCTTCAGTAATGATCGACCGCGTTACATGAACTACGGCGCTATCGGCTTTGTTATTGGCCATGAGATTACCCACGGCTTCGACGATCAAGGCAGACAGTTCAATAAGGAAGGTAATCTCGTAGATTGGTGGGAGCCAGAGACAAAAGAGCACTATCTTAAGAGAGctgaatgtataatttatcagTATGGAAATTATACTGTGAAAGACGTCGGAATGAAC TTAAACGGAATAAATACCCAAGGAGAAAACATCGCCGATAACGGCGGTATAAAAGAGGCATATTACGCGTACAAGGAATGGGTAAAACGAAACAAACCGGAACAAAGATTACCAGGTTTGCCTTATAATCCGGAACAGATGTTTTGGATAAGTGCCGCCAATAGTTGGTGCAGCAAATACCGTCCCGAAGCGATGAAGCTGCGTATCACGACGGGATTCCACAGCCCCGGCGAATTCCGCGTACGGGGACCATTGTCAAATATGGAGGAATTTTCGCGTGACTTTAATTGTCCGGTCGGCTCTAAAATGAATCCCAAGAAGAAATGCGCCGTATGGtag